A genomic stretch from Edaphobacter aggregans includes:
- the moaA gene encoding GTP 3',8-cyclase MoaA — MTPQGRLRDKFGRAITDLRVSVTDRCNYKCVYCRTGNEGAQYTELAIEDYLRMVRVFVSLGIEKIRLTGGEPLLRTGLVEMVSELAKMRTAFLHDGTPAEDGLPLDIALTTNGHLLEGLAAPLKDAGLNRVTVSMDAVDPEIFAAITRVPRSYEKVLAGVRKAQEVGLGPVKVNCVLLHGFNDGEIEKFAEFSRREGVIVRFIEFMPLEEDRSWKPETVVRMDELVDRLNAFRPLVELPPHALSETARRFTFDDGVGEIGIIAPVSRPFCRHCSRVRLTSDGKIRTCLFSQSDHDMYGLMLRGGTDAELSAYVRKVVLRKEERHHIGEPDFEKPSRNMVHIGG, encoded by the coding sequence ATGACGCCTCAGGGTAGGCTGCGGGATAAATTTGGGCGGGCGATTACGGATCTGCGGGTCTCGGTGACGGACCGGTGCAACTACAAGTGCGTGTACTGCCGGACGGGGAACGAGGGGGCTCAGTATACAGAGCTGGCGATTGAGGATTATCTGCGGATGGTGCGGGTTTTCGTCTCGCTGGGGATTGAGAAGATTCGGCTGACGGGGGGCGAGCCGCTGTTGCGGACTGGTCTGGTGGAGATGGTCAGCGAACTGGCGAAGATGCGGACGGCATTTCTGCATGATGGGACGCCTGCTGAAGATGGACTGCCACTGGATATTGCTCTGACGACGAATGGGCATCTGCTGGAAGGGCTAGCGGCTCCGCTGAAAGATGCGGGACTGAATCGCGTGACAGTCAGCATGGATGCGGTGGATCCGGAGATCTTTGCAGCGATTACGCGGGTTCCCCGGAGCTACGAGAAGGTGCTGGCTGGGGTGCGTAAGGCTCAGGAGGTGGGGTTGGGGCCGGTGAAGGTGAACTGCGTTCTACTGCACGGCTTCAATGATGGAGAGATCGAGAAGTTTGCGGAATTTTCACGGCGTGAGGGAGTCATCGTCCGGTTTATTGAATTCATGCCGCTGGAGGAAGATCGCAGTTGGAAGCCCGAGACGGTGGTTCGCATGGACGAGCTTGTGGATCGGCTGAATGCGTTTCGTCCACTGGTAGAGTTACCACCGCATGCCTTAAGTGAGACTGCGCGGCGATTTACGTTCGATGATGGAGTGGGTGAGATTGGAATTATCGCGCCGGTATCGCGGCCTTTCTGCAGACACTGCAGCCGAGTGCGTTTGACTTCGGATGGAAAGATTCGAACGTGTCTGTTTTCGCAGAGCGATCACGATATGTATGGCCTGATGTTGCGCGGTGGAACCGACGCAGAGTTGAGCGCGTATGTACGGAAGGTTGTGCTGCGTAAAGAAGAGCGTCACCACATCGGCGAGCCTGATTTTGAAAAACCGTCACGAAATATGGTCCATATTGGCGGCTGA
- a CDS encoding SIMPL domain-containing protein, producing the protein MTKFHLSVLALCAIALATTAGAQTIQVNRDNRTIAVTATDKVTVMADTATVHIGFVAYGPDSDTAYANGSRVSNAIMNALTTAGIPRETIESESQSLAPSQNFQVDRLTPAERTQRQFMVNQSWTVRTPADNAARLLDIAVKAGANQSGQIEWSFRDEHAPESEAAAKALKSARTQAEQMATSLSTKLGALLFASNQTQAEVIRPMMRAMAAPMVAGRAEPLAINPRQIEKSATVYAVFAIE; encoded by the coding sequence ATGACTAAATTTCATCTCAGCGTTCTAGCCCTTTGCGCAATTGCTCTCGCAACCACAGCTGGCGCCCAGACCATCCAGGTCAACCGGGATAACCGCACCATTGCTGTCACTGCCACCGACAAAGTCACCGTCATGGCCGACACCGCCACCGTCCACATCGGCTTCGTCGCCTACGGCCCCGACAGCGATACCGCCTACGCCAACGGATCTCGCGTCTCCAACGCCATCATGAATGCCCTGACGACGGCCGGTATTCCGAGAGAGACAATCGAGAGCGAAAGCCAGAGTCTCGCCCCTTCCCAGAACTTCCAGGTGGACAGGCTTACCCCTGCCGAACGAACTCAGCGCCAGTTCATGGTGAACCAGAGCTGGACGGTTCGAACCCCAGCCGACAACGCCGCTAGGCTACTGGACATCGCCGTCAAAGCCGGAGCCAACCAGTCCGGCCAGATCGAGTGGAGCTTCAGGGACGAGCATGCCCCCGAGTCTGAAGCCGCCGCCAAAGCCCTCAAGAGCGCCCGTACCCAGGCCGAACAGATGGCGACCAGTCTAAGCACAAAGCTAGGAGCCCTCCTCTTCGCCAGCAACCAGACGCAGGCCGAAGTCATTCGCCCCATGATGCGTGCGATGGCCGCACCCATGGTGGCGGGCAGGGCCGAGCCTCTCGCCATCAACCCACGCCAGATCGAAAAATCCGCCACCGTCTACGCAGTGTTCGCCATCGAGTAA
- a CDS encoding (Fe-S)-binding protein, producing the protein MVDVSLVTVAGSRFAGSMLLSGLRVSATLAEPEHFSWFEIGLLVVCVAASGALFFWRFGPILRNILQSKKDADFSLAPVGRRVWDFVWEVLCQAKVIKQRPLPGLAHAFVFWGFLAFALVSLNHLANGIRLGFLPPASYVGGFYFLFAAAWALLVAVSIFGLFVRRFFVRPIWLGEKVSYESGFIAFLIFLLMVTYLAAFFVDEGGTAVKALWWTHTLALLVFLPLIPHTKHLHLVLSPVTIFLKRDGFSKIPPLAGDEDFGLVAGKDVTQLISLQAYSCVECGRCTEHCPASTTGKVLNPKEIILGMRSYLNEFGPESEMALLTEGRVTSPDNPPAKYMSMEAAFECTTCGSCEYQCPVGIQHVPIIVGLRRGATNTGVWEDSYGTKLFLALEKNGNALGLSAMERDKFIQKQGFPIFDGSQEYCLWLGCMGGYDPKGREIIADFARVMGFLGTTFGVLKKEKCTGDPARRLGNDLVFQTMAEAGLKAFETAKVKKIVTICPHCVRTIANDWREYGVAPEIEHHSEFMARHKDRLPQQGGGESIVYHDPCYLGRYQDVYEEPREIVAKAGTLVEAPRSHERSFCCGAGGGLAFLGEEQGERVSHVRAKELAGTGAQVVGTACPFCNTMFRDALSAVSEAPPQLLDIAQLTARALPVVEGTN; encoded by the coding sequence ATGGTGGATGTGTCGCTTGTGACGGTGGCGGGCTCCCGTTTCGCGGGATCGATGCTTCTTTCAGGGTTGCGGGTTTCGGCTACGCTGGCTGAGCCGGAGCACTTCTCGTGGTTTGAGATTGGGCTGCTGGTCGTCTGCGTTGCGGCGTCAGGCGCGCTGTTCTTCTGGCGGTTCGGACCGATTCTTCGGAACATTCTCCAGTCAAAGAAAGATGCGGATTTCTCGCTCGCGCCGGTGGGACGGCGGGTGTGGGACTTCGTCTGGGAGGTGCTTTGTCAGGCGAAGGTGATCAAGCAGCGACCGTTGCCTGGGTTGGCGCATGCTTTTGTCTTCTGGGGGTTTCTGGCGTTTGCGCTGGTGAGCTTGAATCATCTGGCGAATGGGATTCGTCTGGGGTTTCTACCTCCGGCCAGCTATGTGGGTGGGTTTTACTTTCTGTTTGCGGCTGCGTGGGCTCTGCTGGTTGCGGTGTCGATCTTCGGGTTGTTTGTGCGGCGGTTCTTTGTGCGACCTATCTGGCTGGGCGAGAAGGTCTCATATGAGTCGGGGTTTATTGCTTTCCTGATCTTTCTGTTGATGGTGACGTATCTGGCGGCGTTCTTTGTGGACGAGGGTGGAACGGCGGTGAAGGCGTTGTGGTGGACCCATACGCTGGCGCTGCTGGTGTTTCTGCCGTTGATTCCGCATACGAAGCATCTGCACCTGGTGCTTAGTCCGGTCACGATCTTTTTGAAGCGGGATGGGTTTTCGAAGATTCCTCCGCTGGCGGGAGATGAGGACTTTGGCTTGGTCGCGGGCAAGGATGTGACACAGCTGATCTCGCTGCAGGCGTATAGCTGCGTGGAGTGCGGGCGATGCACGGAGCATTGTCCGGCATCGACAACGGGGAAGGTGCTTAATCCCAAAGAGATCATTTTGGGGATGCGGTCTTATCTGAATGAGTTTGGGCCGGAGTCGGAGATGGCGCTGCTTACTGAGGGGCGCGTGACTTCGCCGGATAATCCTCCTGCGAAGTACATGAGTATGGAGGCGGCGTTTGAGTGCACGACGTGTGGGAGCTGCGAATATCAATGTCCGGTGGGGATTCAGCATGTGCCGATCATCGTTGGACTAAGGCGGGGCGCGACCAATACGGGTGTGTGGGAGGACAGCTATGGGACGAAGCTGTTTCTGGCGCTGGAGAAGAATGGAAACGCGCTGGGGTTGAGTGCGATGGAGCGCGACAAGTTTATTCAGAAGCAGGGGTTCCCTATTTTCGATGGGTCGCAGGAGTACTGCCTTTGGCTGGGGTGCATGGGTGGGTACGATCCGAAGGGGCGCGAGATTATTGCGGATTTTGCGCGGGTGATGGGATTTTTAGGGACTACGTTTGGCGTGCTGAAGAAGGAGAAGTGTACGGGGGATCCGGCGCGACGGCTGGGGAATGATCTGGTGTTTCAGACGATGGCGGAGGCGGGGCTGAAGGCGTTTGAGACGGCAAAGGTGAAGAAGATTGTGACGATCTGTCCGCATTGCGTGAGGACGATTGCGAATGACTGGCGGGAGTATGGGGTGGCTCCGGAGATTGAGCACCACTCGGAGTTTATGGCTCGGCATAAGGATCGGCTGCCGCAGCAGGGGGGTGGGGAGAGCATTGTTTATCACGATCCCTGCTACCTGGGGCGGTATCAGGATGTGTATGAGGAGCCTCGGGAGATTGTGGCGAAGGCTGGAACTTTGGTGGAGGCTCCTCGATCGCATGAGCGGAGTTTTTGCTGTGGCGCGGGTGGTGGGTTGGCGTTTCTTGGGGAGGAGCAGGGTGAGCGTGTGAGCCATGTGAGGGCGAAGGAGCTTGCGGGGACGGGAGCGCAGGTTGTGGGGACGGCTTGTCCGTTTTGCAATACGATGTTTCGCGATGCGTTGTCAGCGGTGAGTGAAGCTCCGCCGCAGTTGTTGGATATTGCGCAGTTGACGGCTCGGGCTTTGCCTGTGGTGGAGGGAACAAACTGA
- a CDS encoding TonB-dependent receptor, protein MCGSIFTRFFLFAFALILLGTSAVAQGTAGNITGTVTDVTGAVVSSATVTVLNPVSGHSQTTQTDAAGQFHFSNLPFNRYHVSVEMRGFQSAAQDAIIRTAANTTVDFKLAVAASDEVISVKAEADDTISGDPTSASAVDRNLFSRLPTESVGAPLSSLVTLSTPGIASDSNGLFHPMGEHADTTYAIDGQPVSDQQSRVFGNQLSVNAIQSINVINGIAPPEYGDKASLVVQTTTRSGLGLSHPTGSLSFDYGSFGTANGSATLGFGTARFGNFATFDAVDSGRYLDTPEYLPLHAHGNNQNFFDRVDYHLSDVDSLQLNLSLSRTWSQNPNQYDQQASGQDQRSQIFSYNLSPSWTHIINARSLISVNPYMRQDNFHYYPSKNAFDDTPATLAQDRSLRNAGIKADYSYSVGIHTIKTGVMFYHTFLHEGFSLGITDAAFNAPCLNANGAPDTNPDANDPENCPEGDTPNPNYNAGTAPFDLTRGGKLFQFNGRTDIKQQAIYVQDNIVWKNWSFLVGGRFDNYNGISSRSMAQPRLGGTYSLKQTNTVFRLGYGKLFLTPYNENLIVSSSTGIGGLEGAGYGAVPLRPASRSQYDAGFEQGVGKHLIVNGEYFWKYTDRDFDFDVLLNTPLAFPIEWTKSKIDGFGVKATVPEIHGVSAYAVLGHTRSRFFGPEIGGILFNNPTTSSTAPFRIDHDQAFQQTTHLQYQPKPNAPWYGFTWRYESGLVAGNAPIDNGQTPTDLTYLTADQQTQILLNCGGVQATRTAPLISCPTGQLSSPLLSLPKPGTENDDRNPPRVAPRTMFDMAMGWDNILHRDRLKTNLSITAVNVTNKYALYNFLSTFSGTHFVSPRTVSGQISFNF, encoded by the coding sequence ATGTGCGGATCTATCTTTACCCGATTTTTTCTGTTTGCGTTTGCCTTGATATTGCTGGGTACCAGCGCGGTGGCGCAAGGTACTGCCGGCAACATCACCGGTACAGTGACTGACGTCACGGGCGCGGTGGTCTCCAGTGCAACGGTGACGGTGCTCAACCCGGTTAGCGGACACTCTCAGACGACTCAAACCGATGCGGCGGGGCAATTCCACTTCAGCAATCTGCCGTTCAATCGCTATCACGTCTCTGTCGAGATGCGAGGCTTTCAGTCCGCGGCACAGGATGCCATAATTCGCACCGCTGCCAACACTACGGTCGACTTCAAACTGGCAGTAGCCGCGAGCGATGAGGTCATCAGCGTGAAAGCAGAGGCTGACGACACCATAAGCGGCGATCCTACGTCCGCTTCCGCTGTTGACCGCAACTTGTTTTCGCGGCTGCCTACGGAGAGCGTGGGCGCCCCGCTGAGCTCGCTTGTGACGCTGAGCACGCCGGGCATTGCATCCGACTCGAACGGCTTGTTTCATCCCATGGGAGAACATGCCGACACCACGTACGCCATCGACGGCCAGCCAGTGAGCGATCAGCAGAGCCGTGTCTTTGGCAATCAGCTTTCGGTTAATGCGATCCAGTCGATCAATGTGATCAATGGCATCGCTCCGCCGGAGTATGGCGACAAGGCTTCGCTGGTTGTGCAGACGACGACACGCTCGGGACTGGGGCTGTCTCATCCGACGGGGTCGCTCTCGTTCGACTACGGCTCCTTCGGCACGGCGAATGGAAGTGCAACGCTCGGCTTCGGGACGGCACGCTTCGGCAACTTCGCGACCTTCGACGCTGTGGACAGCGGGCGATACCTGGACACGCCGGAGTATCTGCCGCTTCATGCCCATGGCAACAATCAAAACTTCTTCGACCGCGTCGACTATCACTTGAGCGATGTCGACTCGCTGCAGTTGAATTTGAGCTTGTCGCGAACCTGGTCTCAGAATCCGAATCAGTATGATCAGCAGGCTTCGGGACAGGATCAGCGCAGCCAGATCTTCAGCTACAATTTGTCACCCTCGTGGACACATATTATCAATGCGCGCAGCTTGATCTCGGTAAATCCTTATATGCGGCAGGACAACTTCCACTACTACCCGAGCAAGAACGCGTTCGACGATACGCCGGCGACGCTGGCTCAGGATCGCAGCCTGCGGAATGCCGGTATCAAGGCGGATTACAGCTATTCCGTCGGCATTCACACTATCAAGACCGGCGTGATGTTCTATCACACGTTTTTGCATGAAGGTTTCTCGCTCGGCATTACGGACGCGGCATTCAATGCGCCCTGCCTGAACGCGAATGGCGCTCCAGATACGAATCCTGACGCCAATGATCCGGAGAACTGTCCGGAAGGCGATACGCCCAATCCCAACTACAACGCTGGGACTGCACCGTTTGACCTTACACGCGGAGGCAAGCTCTTCCAGTTCAATGGCCGCACGGACATCAAGCAGCAGGCGATCTATGTGCAGGACAACATCGTGTGGAAGAACTGGTCATTCCTCGTTGGCGGACGCTTCGACAACTACAACGGCATCAGCAGCCGCTCGATGGCGCAACCTCGGCTGGGCGGCACTTACAGCCTGAAGCAGACAAACACTGTCTTTCGGCTGGGCTATGGAAAGCTTTTCCTGACGCCGTACAACGAGAACCTGATCGTTTCGAGTTCAACCGGCATCGGTGGACTGGAAGGAGCGGGTTATGGTGCTGTTCCCCTGAGGCCGGCAAGCCGCAGCCAGTACGACGCCGGGTTTGAGCAAGGCGTTGGCAAACACCTGATCGTCAATGGCGAGTACTTCTGGAAGTACACCGATCGTGATTTCGACTTCGATGTTCTGCTCAATACGCCGCTGGCGTTTCCGATTGAGTGGACGAAATCGAAGATCGATGGCTTCGGAGTGAAGGCGACGGTTCCTGAGATACATGGCGTATCCGCCTATGCTGTGCTTGGGCATACACGTTCGAGATTCTTCGGGCCGGAGATCGGCGGCATTCTGTTCAACAACCCGACTACTTCGAGCACGGCTCCCTTCCGGATCGATCACGATCAGGCCTTCCAGCAAACGACACATCTGCAGTATCAGCCAAAGCCGAACGCTCCCTGGTATGGGTTTACGTGGAGGTATGAGAGCGGACTGGTGGCTGGAAATGCGCCGATCGACAATGGCCAGACTCCTACCGACCTGACCTACCTGACAGCAGATCAGCAGACGCAGATTCTTTTGAATTGCGGCGGTGTGCAGGCCACACGCACTGCACCCCTGATTAGCTGCCCGACGGGACAGTTGTCCTCTCCGCTTCTCTCACTGCCGAAGCCTGGAACGGAGAACGATGACCGCAACCCGCCGCGTGTAGCGCCACGCACGATGTTCGACATGGCGATGGGGTGGGACAACATCCTGCACCGTGATCGTCTGAAGACGAACCTGAGCATAACGGCAGTCAATGTGACGAACAAGTACGCGCTGTATAACTTCCTGTCGACGTTTAGTGGAACGCACTTTGTCTCGCCACGAACCGTCAGCGGGCAGATCTCGTTCAACTTCTAA
- a CDS encoding electron transfer flavoprotein subunit alpha/FixB family protein → MSGVLVVLEQRAGTWNKMSFEALAAGQQLAAELGVGLSAAVVGEGLQALGGWSSSGKVDAAYAVEHALLKEYTADGYVAALEQLVKKVAPAYVVFPHTYQVRDFAPALATRFWQVLISDVVAIHDGPVFVRQLLQGKLNADYKQTGAGPCFVSVQAGSFRAAEAEVAVAMETFAPALEASQIRNKPGELFRESAQTVDLSVAPVIVSVGRGIGEQENIGLVEELAAALGAELAASRPICDNGWLPMERQVGSSGQTVSPKLYLAVGISGAIQHLVGMKGSKAVIAINKDENAPIFEVADYGVVGDLFEVVPALTKAVREAKG, encoded by the coding sequence ATGAGCGGAGTTCTTGTAGTACTGGAGCAGCGCGCGGGTACGTGGAACAAGATGAGCTTTGAGGCTCTTGCGGCGGGGCAGCAGTTGGCGGCGGAGCTGGGAGTGGGCTTGTCGGCGGCTGTGGTGGGGGAGGGGTTGCAGGCGCTTGGTGGATGGTCGTCGAGCGGCAAGGTGGATGCTGCTTATGCGGTGGAGCATGCGCTGCTGAAGGAGTACACGGCGGATGGCTATGTGGCGGCTCTGGAGCAGCTGGTGAAGAAGGTTGCGCCGGCGTATGTGGTGTTTCCGCATACGTACCAGGTGCGAGATTTTGCTCCGGCGCTGGCTACGCGGTTCTGGCAGGTGCTGATTAGTGACGTGGTGGCGATTCATGATGGGCCGGTTTTTGTGCGGCAGTTGCTGCAGGGCAAGCTGAACGCGGATTACAAGCAGACGGGCGCGGGGCCGTGCTTTGTGTCGGTGCAGGCGGGGTCGTTTCGGGCAGCCGAAGCGGAAGTAGCAGTGGCGATGGAGACTTTTGCGCCGGCGCTTGAGGCTTCGCAGATTCGCAATAAGCCGGGCGAGCTGTTCCGTGAGTCGGCACAGACGGTGGATTTGAGTGTGGCTCCGGTGATCGTGTCAGTTGGGCGCGGGATCGGGGAGCAGGAGAATATCGGGCTCGTCGAGGAGTTGGCGGCGGCGCTGGGGGCTGAGCTGGCGGCGAGCAGGCCTATCTGCGACAACGGCTGGCTGCCGATGGAGAGGCAGGTGGGCAGCTCAGGGCAGACGGTATCGCCGAAGCTTTATCTGGCGGTTGGGATTTCGGGGGCGATTCAGCATCTGGTGGGGATGAAGGGGTCGAAGGCGGTGATCGCGATCAATAAGGATGAGAACGCGCCGATCTTCGAGGTCGCGGATTACGGCGTGGTCGGGGATCTGTTCGAGGTGGTTCCGGCGCTGACGAAGGCGGTGCGAGAGGCTAAGGGATAG
- a CDS encoding sensor domain-containing diguanylate cyclase, with protein MKDRRQFEVIESRQMDHLRVFHDVARALTSSLELEEILGAIMDKMANFFGPERWSMLMVDEATGQLYYAIAVGENAESLKGLRVPLGEGVAGWVAATGNPLVVPDVALDAHWSAFAAKHPDLNIQSIACVPVRSGNKTLGVIQLLNSKLDLLSEYSISFLRILCDYAAIAIQNARSMTLIQELTITDDVTGLFNARHLYTMLDEQVKQSKEFSLLFVDLDYFKTVNDTHGHLIGSRLLAEVGNMLKRAMGPANAAFRYGGDEFVALMPGMGKAAATGTTMAVCDDLRSTRFLEGAGLSLALSGSFGLATYPEDGDTVAAILRAADTMMYEAKTTRDNVAVMGRGLMMQREVTASISRGSRQSVSALGSAVDVLR; from the coding sequence GTGAAAGATAGGCGACAGTTCGAGGTAATCGAAAGCCGGCAGATGGATCATCTGCGCGTCTTTCACGATGTTGCGCGCGCGTTGACGTCAAGCCTGGAGTTGGAAGAGATTCTGGGCGCCATCATGGACAAGATGGCGAACTTCTTCGGACCGGAGCGGTGGTCGATGCTGATGGTCGATGAGGCCACGGGACAGCTCTACTATGCGATTGCGGTGGGAGAGAACGCCGAGAGCCTGAAGGGTCTGCGTGTTCCGCTTGGCGAAGGCGTTGCGGGATGGGTCGCGGCGACGGGCAATCCGCTGGTTGTGCCCGACGTGGCGCTGGACGCTCATTGGTCTGCGTTCGCGGCCAAGCATCCGGACCTGAACATTCAGTCGATTGCCTGCGTGCCGGTGCGCTCGGGCAACAAGACGCTGGGTGTGATTCAGCTGTTAAACAGCAAACTGGATCTGCTCTCGGAGTACTCGATCTCGTTTCTACGCATCCTGTGCGATTACGCCGCGATCGCGATTCAGAACGCACGGTCGATGACGCTGATTCAGGAGCTGACCATCACGGACGACGTGACGGGTCTGTTCAACGCGCGGCATCTCTATACGATGCTGGACGAACAGGTAAAACAGAGTAAGGAATTCAGCCTGCTGTTTGTTGACCTTGACTACTTCAAGACGGTGAATGATACGCATGGCCACCTGATCGGGAGCCGCTTGCTCGCCGAAGTAGGCAACATGCTGAAGCGCGCCATGGGGCCAGCGAATGCGGCATTCCGTTACGGCGGTGATGAGTTCGTCGCACTGATGCCGGGCATGGGTAAGGCCGCGGCGACCGGAACGACAATGGCAGTGTGCGACGACCTTCGTTCGACACGTTTTCTGGAGGGGGCGGGGCTTTCGCTTGCTCTCTCCGGCAGCTTCGGACTGGCGACCTATCCGGAGGATGGGGACACTGTGGCCGCGATTCTGCGAGCAGCTGACACGATGATGTACGAGGCCAAAACGACGCGTGATAATGTCGCTGTCATGGGACGCGGGCTCATGATGCAACGGGAAGTGACTGCATCCATATCCAGAGGTTCGCGCCAGTCGGTCTCGGCTCTAGGGAGTGCGGTCGACGTTCTTCGGTGA
- a CDS encoding electron transfer flavoprotein subunit beta/FixA family protein: MKILVAIKQVPERDAQIHVAADGKWIDESDLNYTINEPDAYALEEALQLKEKNGGEVVVVCAGPERVTSTLREALAKGADRAIHIEADDLGERDTLGVAQILADAMKAESPDLILTGLQSDDLGLGQTGVVLAELLGMPHATLIMHVEVTGSGLKVKRELEDGWFQHVEMPLPALLTIQSGGNKLRYATLMGIKKAKTKETKTVTPSAAAGAQAIALERVYLPEKQKKTEMLTGSPAEVAAKIVEKLKFEVRVI; encoded by the coding sequence ATGAAGATACTTGTGGCGATTAAGCAGGTGCCGGAGCGGGATGCGCAGATTCATGTGGCCGCTGATGGCAAGTGGATCGACGAGAGCGATTTGAACTACACCATCAACGAACCGGATGCGTATGCGCTGGAAGAGGCGTTGCAGTTGAAGGAGAAGAATGGCGGCGAGGTGGTGGTGGTGTGCGCCGGGCCGGAGCGTGTGACGAGCACGCTGCGGGAGGCTCTGGCGAAGGGCGCGGACAGGGCGATTCATATTGAGGCCGATGATCTAGGCGAGCGGGATACGCTGGGCGTGGCGCAGATTCTTGCCGATGCGATGAAGGCTGAGTCGCCGGATTTGATTTTGACGGGGTTGCAGTCGGACGATCTGGGGCTGGGGCAGACGGGTGTTGTGCTGGCCGAACTGCTTGGTATGCCGCACGCGACTCTCATCATGCATGTGGAGGTGACGGGCTCGGGCCTGAAGGTGAAGCGCGAGCTGGAGGATGGGTGGTTTCAGCATGTGGAGATGCCGCTGCCCGCGTTGCTGACGATTCAGTCGGGCGGAAACAAGCTGCGATATGCGACGCTGATGGGCATCAAGAAGGCTAAGACGAAGGAGACGAAGACGGTGACGCCGTCGGCCGCTGCTGGAGCGCAGGCGATTGCGCTAGAACGGGTGTATCTGCCGGAGAAGCAGAAGAAGACGGAGATGCTGACGGGTTCGCCTGCTGAGGTTGCGGCAAAGATTGTCGAGAAGCTGAAGTTTGAGGTGAGGGTAATATGA